In Magnetococcales bacterium, the following are encoded in one genomic region:
- a CDS encoding flippase-like domain-containing protein has protein sequence MSEPEESIFPPLPWRSILVHGFLVIGLGGAILKMISLGDDHSLSLDRPELLLPILLLEVLQVVWSALLWRRALQTMIPHPLDHRLALAHVGILLVAKYIPGKLWGLVGRGLHARRLGWTPAAVTTATALEQLAILLSGLLLAVAGPFQGHLAWLLPLLVVTGFVLCPVLRKGMVHPKPWARGPLKKGFLLVEQGSGHLCSWRFFGLSLFALGQWFLSGLLLLAIAMATGVPLSSTLVITALTATPAAILAGFFVLFVPGGIGIREGVLVYCLEPVVGMDAALAIVILFRILDVLRDILMGFWTGWVLKRG, from the coding sequence ATGTCCGAACCCGAGGAATCCATTTTTCCCCCCCTTCCCTGGCGTTCGATTCTCGTTCATGGGTTCCTGGTCATCGGTCTCGGCGGTGCGATCCTCAAAATGATTTCGCTCGGAGACGATCATTCTCTTTCCCTGGACCGTCCCGAACTTCTCCTTCCGATCCTGCTGCTCGAAGTCCTCCAGGTCGTCTGGTCCGCCCTCCTCTGGCGACGCGCCCTGCAGACCATGATCCCCCACCCCCTCGACCATCGTCTGGCCCTGGCCCATGTCGGCATCCTTCTCGTGGCCAAATACATCCCCGGAAAACTGTGGGGGCTGGTTGGACGCGGTCTTCATGCCCGCCGTCTGGGGTGGACTCCCGCCGCGGTCACCACCGCCACGGCCCTTGAACAACTGGCCATCCTTCTTTCGGGCCTGCTGCTGGCGGTGGCCGGTCCCTTCCAGGGACACCTTGCCTGGCTTCTCCCCCTTCTGGTGGTGACCGGGTTCGTCCTCTGCCCTGTCCTTCGGAAGGGGATGGTCCATCCAAAACCATGGGCCAGGGGACCCTTGAAAAAAGGATTCCTCCTCGTCGAACAGGGATCGGGGCATCTGTGTTCCTGGAGGTTTTTCGGATTGTCCCTGTTTGCCCTCGGCCAGTGGTTCCTGAGCGGCTTGCTGCTGCTCGCCATTGCCATGGCCACCGGAGTTCCTCTTTCGTCCACACTCGTCATCACTGCCCTGACCGCGACTCCCGCCGCCATCCTCGCCGGTTTTTTCGTCCTTTTCGTCCCCGGTGGAATCGGAATCCGCGAAGGGGTTCTGGTCTACTGTCTGGAGCCGGTCGTGGGGATGGATGCGGCGCTTGCGATCGTCATCCTGTTTCGGATTCTTGACGTCCTGCGCGACATCCTCATGGGATTCTGGACCGGATGGGTCCTGAAACGGGGATGA
- the wecB gene encoding UDP-N-acetylglucosamine 2-epimerase (non-hydrolyzing), whose product MIRIILGTKAQLIKMAPILLELRRRHLPHDLVLTGQHHETMQDLFDRFALSPPDLELIPRMEANTQSRLLQWLGKLLWQSGVSRRKTLWHPKPRIVLVHGDTLSTLAGAIMAKGAQVPVAHVEAGLRSFNLFHPFPEEPTRILVSRLADVFYCPGSWAVQNLSPRRHDTIIDTHHNTLLDTLRLALNQENATLSCKTNSQNFAVVSVHRFENLSSRHRFRFIMETIERVSRRIELYFVLHPATRAKLRSTPWLSRLETNRNVTLMERTDYISFIQRLRRARFLMTDGGSNQEEAAYLGLPCLLLRQATERHEGLDQGTIIADLDPNVIDAFVDRHHDRQWHPRPLPEVSPSRIIVDHLATLL is encoded by the coding sequence ATGATTCGCATCATTCTGGGTACCAAAGCCCAACTGATCAAAATGGCCCCGATCCTCCTCGAATTGAGGCGCCGGCATCTCCCCCACGACCTGGTCCTCACCGGACAACACCACGAAACCATGCAGGACCTGTTCGACCGCTTCGCCCTCTCTCCTCCCGATCTCGAACTCATCCCGCGCATGGAGGCCAATACCCAATCCAGGCTTCTGCAATGGTTGGGGAAGCTCCTGTGGCAGAGCGGCGTTTCACGGAGGAAAACCCTCTGGCATCCCAAACCACGAATCGTTCTGGTCCATGGCGATACCTTGTCCACCCTGGCCGGAGCGATCATGGCCAAGGGGGCCCAGGTCCCCGTCGCCCATGTCGAGGCGGGCTTGCGCTCCTTCAACCTTTTCCATCCCTTCCCCGAGGAACCAACCCGCATCCTGGTGTCCCGCCTCGCCGATGTGTTCTATTGTCCCGGGTCCTGGGCCGTGCAAAACCTTTCCCCCCGCCGCCACGACACCATCATCGACACCCACCACAACACCCTGCTCGACACCCTGCGCCTCGCCTTGAACCAGGAAAACGCCACGTTGTCCTGTAAAACCAATTCACAAAATTTTGCCGTCGTTTCGGTCCACCGCTTCGAGAATCTGTCCAGCCGCCACCGCTTCCGCTTCATCATGGAAACCATCGAACGGGTTTCCCGACGGATCGAGCTTTATTTCGTCCTCCATCCCGCCACCCGCGCCAAACTTCGATCCACCCCCTGGCTGTCCCGACTCGAAACCAATCGCAACGTGACACTGATGGAACGGACCGATTACATCTCTTTCATCCAACGATTGCGCCGCGCCCGCTTCCTCATGACCGACGGCGGCAGCAACCAGGAAGAAGCGGCCTACCTGGGACTCCCCTGTCTGCTGCTGCGCCAGGCGACCGAACGGCACGAAGGTTTGGATCAGGGGACCATCATCGCCGACCTCGATCCCAACGTCATCGATGCCTTCGTGGACCGGCACCACGATCGCCAATGGCATCCCCGGCCCTTGCCCGAGGTATCGCCAAGCCGCATCATCGTCGATCACCTGGCGACGCTGTTGTGA
- a CDS encoding M48 family metalloprotease, which yields MSVAAFFPIVSRFRPLPGLLVLFFAGSFLLASAEASERKETVVVLDSPEIEELLDTLGKPLVKAAGLPADSVQFHIILNSQINAMALPNGHLVFNSGLVDQCQSPEELASVMAHETAHLAAGHHVRLQKEMRSVSIQALLATVAGLAAGVASGNNRITEAAMVGSSAAAQSMMLDSMREKESQADRLAIHYLAKTGTNPESMAIFLRHLLGEQRKASMPAPYLLTHPLSAERVLDAERTASVVRTTTNSAAPVAPESLRRVQAFLIAASETDPRKAETLLQNRLKTRPDDISARYGLAMVHRYAGETKKALADIDALLATHPRDPWFLREKGLLLLDEGKPALAEEVFLQALELKPDNPDLRYRLAVSFSEGGKRDAAARSLRRLTVEKPMVPNYQYQLGLVEGQRERLGPAHLAMARHHALLMDEKMTLFHYRAALDHFTRADQEYDIARTELKRFEDEQKKIRSSR from the coding sequence ATGTCTGTCGCCGCTTTTTTTCCTATTGTTTCGCGGTTTCGTCCCTTGCCTGGACTTCTGGTCCTTTTTTTCGCCGGCTCGTTTCTCCTTGCGTCCGCCGAAGCCTCCGAGCGAAAGGAAACGGTCGTGGTCCTGGACAGTCCGGAAATCGAGGAACTCCTGGATACTTTGGGCAAACCACTGGTCAAGGCCGCGGGACTTCCCGCCGACTCGGTGCAGTTTCACATCATCCTCAACAGTCAGATCAACGCCATGGCCCTGCCCAACGGCCATCTGGTTTTCAACAGCGGCCTGGTGGACCAATGCCAGTCTCCCGAGGAGCTTGCCAGCGTCATGGCGCATGAGACGGCCCATCTGGCGGCGGGACATCATGTCCGGCTGCAAAAGGAGATGCGCTCGGTTTCCATTCAGGCGCTTCTGGCCACCGTGGCGGGGCTTGCGGCGGGCGTGGCGTCGGGCAACAACCGGATCACCGAAGCGGCCATGGTTGGCAGTTCGGCGGCGGCGCAATCGATGATGCTCGATTCCATGCGGGAGAAAGAGAGCCAGGCGGATCGGCTTGCCATTCATTATCTGGCCAAGACCGGTACCAATCCCGAGAGCATGGCCATCTTTCTCAGGCATCTTCTCGGGGAACAGCGCAAGGCGAGCATGCCGGCCCCCTATCTTTTGACCCATCCCTTGAGCGCCGAACGGGTCCTGGACGCCGAAAGAACGGCGAGCGTCGTTCGTACCACCACGAACAGCGCCGCCCCCGTCGCCCCGGAGTCGCTGCGACGGGTTCAGGCTTTTCTGATCGCCGCGAGCGAAACCGATCCACGCAAGGCGGAAACGCTCTTGCAAAACCGCTTGAAGACGCGGCCCGATGACATTTCAGCCCGTTATGGTCTGGCCATGGTTCACCGTTATGCCGGAGAAACAAAAAAGGCCCTGGCCGACATCGATGCCCTTCTTGCCACCCATCCCCGGGATCCCTGGTTTCTGAGAGAAAAGGGGTTGTTGTTGCTCGACGAAGGAAAGCCGGCCCTTGCCGAGGAGGTTTTTCTGCAAGCCCTGGAACTCAAGCCCGACAATCCCGATTTGCGCTATCGGCTGGCGGTCAGTTTCTCGGAGGGGGGAAAACGCGACGCGGCGGCACGATCGTTGCGGCGGTTGACGGTGGAAAAGCCGATGGTGCCGAACTATCAGTATCAATTGGGATTGGTCGAAGGGCAGCGTGAGCGGCTGGGTCCGGCCCATTTGGCGATGGCCCGACATCACGCCCTGCTGATGGACGAAAAAATGACCTTGTTTCACTACCGCGCGGCCCTCGACCATTTCACCCGTGCCGATCAGGAATACGATATTGCCCGAACCGAGTTGAAACGGTTCGAGGATGAACAAAAAAAGATACGCTCATCGCGTTGA
- the fliJ gene encoding flagellar export protein FliJ codes for MNPNRFRRLVELRRIREETAANALARVMARIRKVEGEIAGLDRETEEEKRMAKENLASGCPLSPKMYEDFFRGQMWRRRRMEEHKGRLLLESQSARKNWLDARTLLEQAGKLAQKADAVQIKEERRKEGKELDMMGVLGASHSIS; via the coding sequence ATGAACCCGAACCGTTTTCGACGTCTGGTCGAACTGCGACGGATCCGCGAAGAGACCGCCGCCAATGCCCTGGCACGGGTGATGGCCCGGATCCGGAAGGTCGAGGGGGAGATTGCCGGGCTCGATCGGGAGACGGAAGAGGAAAAAAGGATGGCCAAGGAAAACCTGGCCTCGGGCTGTCCCCTGTCGCCGAAAATGTACGAGGATTTTTTTCGTGGTCAGATGTGGCGGCGGCGGCGTATGGAAGAACACAAGGGGCGGTTGTTGCTCGAATCCCAATCGGCCAGGAAAAATTGGCTCGATGCCAGAACCCTGCTGGAACAGGCCGGGAAACTTGCCCAGAAGGCGGACGCTGTCCAAATCAAGGAAGAGCGGCGCAAGGAAGGCAAGGAATTGGACATGATGGGTGTTCTGGGAGCGTCGCATTCGATTTCGTAA
- a CDS encoding flagellin FliC encodes MALSINTNMAALNAQRQLNKSTGSLGKTFERLSSGLRINRAADDAAGLSISTRMTAQIRGTSQAMRNANDAISAVQVADGALEETTNALQRIRELAVQGANDTVIAGDREDIQLEISQLVYEVQRISSQTEFNNQRIVNGSFATKKFHVGPDGGQTIQVTVNAASVKALGVNSTNAKLYSATMTAAQMQSMANGLIGRVDSALDSVSDIRSNLGAYQNRFEAVIANLGSIVEATQSARSRILDADIASETANLTRNAILQQAGTAILAQANQQPQIALQLLG; translated from the coding sequence ATGGCTCTTTCCATCAACACCAATATGGCGGCATTGAACGCCCAACGTCAGCTCAACAAATCGACCGGCAGTCTGGGCAAGACGTTCGAGCGGCTTTCGTCGGGACTGAGGATCAATCGTGCGGCGGACGATGCGGCGGGATTGTCGATTTCGACGCGGATGACGGCCCAGATTCGCGGGACGAGTCAGGCGATGCGGAATGCCAACGATGCGATTTCCGCGGTTCAGGTTGCCGATGGCGCCCTGGAGGAGACCACCAACGCCTTGCAGCGGATTCGCGAACTGGCGGTTCAGGGGGCCAATGATACGGTGATCGCGGGGGACCGGGAAGATATACAACTGGAGATCAGTCAGTTGGTTTATGAGGTACAACGGATTTCATCGCAGACAGAGTTCAACAATCAGAGAATTGTCAACGGATCGTTTGCCACCAAAAAGTTTCATGTGGGGCCTGATGGCGGCCAGACGATTCAGGTGACGGTCAATGCGGCGAGCGTCAAGGCATTGGGGGTCAACTCGACCAATGCCAAACTCTACAGTGCGACGATGACGGCGGCCCAGATGCAATCGATGGCCAATGGTCTGATCGGGCGGGTCGATTCGGCGTTGGATTCGGTGTCGGACATCCGCTCCAATCTTGGCGCCTACCAGAACCGGTTCGAAGCGGTGATTGCCAATCTGGGCAGTATTGTCGAGGCGACCCAATCGGCGCGGTCGCGCATTCTTGATGCCGACATCGCCAGCGAAACGGCCAATCTGACCCGCAACGCCATTCTGCAACAGGCGGGAACGGCGATCCTGGCCCAGGCCAATCAACAACCGCAGATCGCCCTGCAATTGTTGGGTTGA
- a CDS encoding flagellin FliC: MALSINTNLASINANRQLGKSTLALGKTFERLSSGLRINRAADDAAGLSISTRMTAQLRGTQQAVRNSNDAISLIQVAEGALDETTNALQRIRELAVQAANDTLVASDRADLQDEVNQLLSEIDRISIDTEFNNQKLLSGGYETAKKFHVGPDGGQTIAVSIMRATTTSLISAAAAGAGRVLISTQTQANLVIGRIDSALDSVSDIRSKLGAFQNRFEAVIANLSSIAEGTASARSRILDADIAAETANLTRNAILQQAGTAILAQANQQPQIALQLLG; encoded by the coding sequence ATGGCACTTTCGATCAATACCAATCTGGCCTCCATCAATGCCAATCGCCAACTGGGCAAATCGACGCTGGCTCTGGGAAAGACTTTTGAACGGCTTTCGTCGGGATTGAGGATCAATCGTGCGGCGGACGATGCGGCGGGGTTGTCGATTTCGACCCGGATGACGGCCCAGTTGCGTGGTACCCAACAGGCGGTGCGCAATTCCAACGATGCCATTTCATTGATCCAGGTTGCCGAAGGGGCGCTGGACGAAACGACCAACGCCTTGCAGCGGATTCGCGAACTGGCGGTCCAGGCGGCCAACGATACCCTCGTGGCCAGCGACCGTGCGGACCTTCAGGATGAGGTCAATCAACTGTTGTCGGAAATCGACCGCATTTCCATCGATACCGAGTTCAACAATCAGAAGTTGCTGAGTGGTGGTTATGAGACGGCGAAAAAGTTTCATGTCGGCCCCGATGGGGGACAGACCATTGCGGTCTCCATCATGCGCGCCACGACCACATCCCTGATCAGCGCCGCGGCGGCGGGCGCCGGCAGGGTGCTGATTTCCACCCAGACCCAGGCCAACCTTGTCATTGGCCGGATCGACAGCGCCCTGGATTCGGTTTCCGACATCCGTTCCAAGCTTGGCGCCTTCCAGAACCGGTTCGAGGCGGTGATCGCCAACTTGAGTTCCATCGCCGAGGGGACCGCTTCGGCCCGTTCACGGATTCTGGATGCCGACATCGCCGCCGAAACCGCTAATTTGACGCGGAATGCGATTCTGCAACAGGCGGGAACGGCGATTTTGGCCCAGGCCAACCAACAACCTCAGATCGCCCTGCAACTTCTGGGTTGA
- a CDS encoding flagellin FliC yields the protein MALAINTNMASINAQRQLQKSTTTLGKTFERLSSGLRINRAADDAAGLSIGTRMTAQMRGTNQAIRNANDAISLVQVAEGALDETTNALQRIRELAVQSANDTLVASDRSDLQDEVNQLMSEIDRIAIDTEFNNQKLLSGGYETAKKFHVGPDGGQTIAVSIMRATTTSLISAAAAGAGRVLISTQTQANLVIGRIDSALDSVSDIRAKLGSFQNRFEAVIANLGSIVEGTSAARSRIMDADIASETANLTRNAILQQAGTAILAQANQQPQIALQLLG from the coding sequence ATGGCACTCGCAATCAACACCAACATGGCTTCGATCAACGCCCAACGCCAACTGCAGAAATCGACCACCACTCTGGGCAAGACGTTTGAACGGCTTTCATCGGGATTGCGCATCAACCGTGCCGCGGATGACGCCGCGGGACTGTCCATCGGCACCCGGATGACGGCCCAGATGCGTGGCACCAATCAGGCGATCCGCAATGCCAACGATGCGATTTCCCTGGTTCAGGTGGCCGAGGGGGCGCTGGATGAAACCACCAATGCCCTGCAACGGATCCGGGAACTGGCGGTTCAGTCGGCCAACGATACCCTGGTGGCCAGCGATCGGTCCGATTTGCAGGACGAGGTCAATCAACTGATGTCGGAAATCGATCGCATCGCCATCGATACCGAGTTCAACAATCAGAAACTTCTGAGCGGTGGGTATGAGACGGCGAAAAAGTTTCATGTCGGTCCCGACGGTGGCCAAACCATTGCGGTGTCGATCATGCGCGCCACGACCACATCCCTGATCAGTGCCGCAGCGGCAGGCGCCGGCAGGGTGTTGATTTCCACCCAGACCCAGGCCAACCTTGTCATTGGCCGGATCGACAGCGCCCTGGATTCGGTTTCCGACATTCGTGCCAAACTGGGTTCGTTCCAGAATCGTTTCGAAGCGGTGATCGCCAATCTGGGGAGCATCGTCGAGGGAACTTCCGCCGCCCGGTCGCGCATCATGGATGCCGACATTGCTTCCGAGACCGCCAATCTGACGCGGAATGCGATTCTGCAACAGGCGGGGACGGCGATCTTGGCCCAGGCCAATCAACAACCCCAGATTGCACTGCAATTGTTGGGTTGA
- a CDS encoding flagellin FliC: MALAINTNMASIGAQRQLQKSTSALGKTFERLSSGLRINRAADDAAGMSIGTRMTAQIRGTTQAIRNSNDAISVVQVAEGALEETTNALQRIRELAVQGANDTLIAGDREDLQQEITQLVYEVQRISSQTEFNNQRVVNGSFAAKKFHVGPDGAQTIQVTVNAASVKALGVNSTNARLYSTTATAAQMQSMANGLIGRVDSALDSVSDIRSNLGSYQNRFEAVIANLSSIVEATQSARSRIMDADIATETANLTRNAILQQAGTAILAQANQQPQIALQLLG, from the coding sequence ATGGCACTTGCAATCAATACCAACATGGCTTCCATTGGCGCCCAGAGACAACTGCAAAAATCGACCAGCGCCTTGGGCAAGACCTTCGAACGGCTTTCTTCGGGTCTGCGTATCAATCGGGCCGCCGACGATGCGGCGGGGATGTCCATCGGCACCCGAATGACGGCGCAGATTCGTGGCACCACCCAGGCGATCCGCAATTCCAATGATGCGATCTCAGTGGTCCAGGTGGCCGAGGGGGCGTTGGAGGAGACCACCAATGCGTTGCAGCGGATTCGCGAGTTGGCGGTCCAGGGGGCCAACGATACCCTGATCGCCGGCGATCGCGAAGATCTGCAACAGGAAATCACGCAGCTGGTGTATGAGGTGCAGAGAATTTCGTCTCAGACCGAATTCAACAATCAACGGGTCGTCAATGGTTCGTTTGCCGCCAAGAAGTTTCATGTCGGTCCCGATGGCGCCCAGACGATTCAGGTGACGGTCAATGCCGCGAGCGTCAAGGCGCTCGGGGTCAACTCGACCAACGCCAGACTTTACAGCACCACGGCGACGGCGGCTCAGATGCAATCAATGGCCAATGGCCTGATCGGACGGGTCGATTCGGCACTGGATTCGGTTTCCGACATCCGCTCCAATCTTGGTTCCTACCAGAACCGGTTCGAGGCGGTCATCGCCAATCTCAGCAGCATTGTCGAAGCGACCCAATCGGCCCGGTCACGCATCATGGATGCCGACATCGCCACGGAAACCGCCAATCTGACGCGCAATGCAATCTTGCAGCAGGCGGGAACCGCGATCTTGGCCCAGGCCAATCAGCAACCCCAGATCGCCTTGCAGTTGTTGGGATAA
- a CDS encoding flagellar protein FlaG, with protein sequence MESNNDTVVRTEREKVASIMKPVAGKLHPGIDRGGGFDAELVRAEARVENRLSVVEKDNLKGLADEITQALSGFKSLRLSMDRELNQVVVRVMDVRSNHVLRQIPGERMVDLVKQMRDLEGVLLKATA encoded by the coding sequence ATGGAGAGCAACAATGATACAGTCGTCAGGACGGAGAGAGAGAAGGTCGCTTCGATCATGAAACCCGTGGCGGGAAAGCTTCATCCGGGGATCGATCGGGGTGGTGGCTTCGATGCCGAGTTGGTTCGGGCGGAGGCCAGGGTGGAAAACAGGCTTTCGGTGGTGGAAAAGGATAATCTCAAGGGATTGGCCGATGAAATCACCCAGGCCTTGTCGGGGTTCAAGTCCTTGCGTCTGAGCATGGACCGGGAATTGAACCAGGTGGTGGTCCGGGTGATGGACGTCCGCAGCAATCATGTCCTGCGCCAGATCCCCGGGGAGCGGATGGTGGATCTGGTGAAACAAATGCGCGACCTGGAGGGGGTATTGTTGAAGGCGACCGCGTAA
- a CDS encoding ATP-binding cassette domain-containing protein yields the protein MAWIKANDLHLSLGGAPLLDGVDFSIEAGDRVCLMGRNGVGKSTLLRLLAGELLPDGGRILFEPGSRIRYLPQEVPSGLSGTVWDIVASGLVASQGEHLGAADGSFGEWNAPVQVETTLSRLGLAGEERFMELSGGLKRRVLLARALVTAPDVLLLDEPTNHLDIEAIAGLEKLFAGFHGCLVFVTHDRMFADTVATRIFELDRGILTDWPGNHAEYLRRRELRWQEEAERMARFDKKLQREEAWIRQGVKARGTRNMGRVRALERLREMRRQRRERMGSVRMRIEEAEQSGKRVIEAERISYRWKDVPIIDDFSTIIQRGDRVGIIGPNGCGKSTLLNLLMGLLMPATGCVRQGTRLEVAYFDQMRAALDEERSVADNVANGRQQVEYGGRSRHIIGYLEEFLFSPDRARMPVKALSGGERNRLLLARLFLQPANLLVMDEPTNDLDVETLELLEEVVGGFAGTLILVSHDRAFLNNVVTSILVFEGEGKIGEYVGGYDDWLAQRSPPQVAEAREKPAEKKRKPVEVNRIRRKNMAERKELAEIPGRIETLEQELALVQTTMADPAFYRKSQGREVNDLRQQEQRLEQSLAELFQRWEALEAIPD from the coding sequence ATGGCCTGGATCAAAGCGAACGACCTGCACTTGAGTCTTGGAGGCGCTCCATTGTTGGATGGGGTCGATTTTTCGATCGAGGCGGGAGATCGGGTTTGTCTGATGGGCCGCAATGGGGTGGGAAAGAGTACCCTTCTGCGCCTTCTGGCTGGCGAACTCCTTCCCGACGGCGGTCGGATCTTGTTCGAGCCGGGGAGTCGGATCCGTTATTTGCCTCAGGAGGTTCCTTCCGGGTTGTCGGGAACGGTTTGGGACATCGTGGCCTCGGGGCTGGTTGCGTCGCAGGGAGAACACCTGGGAGCGGCTGATGGGTCGTTCGGGGAATGGAACGCCCCGGTACAGGTCGAGACCACCCTTTCACGGTTGGGCCTGGCGGGGGAAGAGCGGTTCATGGAGCTTTCGGGAGGGTTGAAGCGGCGGGTGCTTCTTGCCCGGGCCCTGGTGACTGCTCCCGATGTCCTGCTGCTCGACGAGCCGACCAACCACCTGGACATCGAGGCGATTGCCGGATTGGAAAAGCTGTTTGCCGGTTTTCATGGTTGCCTGGTGTTCGTTACCCACGACCGCATGTTCGCCGACACGGTGGCGACACGAATTTTCGAATTGGACCGAGGCATTCTGACCGACTGGCCTGGAAACCACGCCGAATATCTGCGCCGCCGTGAACTGCGATGGCAGGAGGAGGCGGAACGGATGGCCCGGTTCGACAAGAAATTGCAACGCGAGGAGGCGTGGATCCGCCAGGGAGTCAAGGCCCGCGGGACGCGCAACATGGGTCGGGTCCGGGCGCTGGAACGATTGCGCGAGATGCGGCGGCAGCGTCGGGAACGGATGGGATCGGTACGGATGCGCATCGAGGAGGCGGAACAATCGGGAAAACGGGTCATCGAGGCGGAACGGATTTCCTATCGCTGGAAGGACGTGCCCATCATCGACGATTTTTCGACCATCATTCAACGTGGCGATCGCGTTGGGATCATCGGTCCCAACGGTTGTGGCAAAAGTACCCTGCTCAATCTGCTCATGGGGCTTCTGATGCCGGCGACGGGGTGTGTCCGTCAGGGGACGCGGTTGGAAGTGGCCTATTTCGATCAGATGCGCGCTGCCCTCGACGAGGAACGATCGGTTGCCGACAATGTGGCCAACGGTCGGCAACAGGTCGAATATGGTGGCCGCAGTCGCCACATCATCGGCTATCTGGAGGAATTTCTTTTTTCTCCCGACCGTGCCCGAATGCCGGTCAAGGCGCTTTCGGGAGGGGAGCGCAATCGTCTGTTGCTGGCGCGGCTGTTTCTGCAACCTGCCAACCTTCTGGTCATGGACGAACCGACCAATGACCTGGATGTGGAGACCCTGGAACTGCTCGAAGAGGTTGTGGGCGGGTTTGCCGGAACCCTGATTCTGGTATCGCACGATCGCGCTTTTCTCAACAATGTCGTGACCTCGATCCTGGTTTTCGAAGGGGAGGGGAAAATCGGCGAATACGTGGGTGGTTATGATGATTGGCTGGCCCAGCGTTCGCCGCCCCAAGTGGCGGAGGCCAGGGAGAAGCCGGCGGAAAAAAAACGCAAACCGGTGGAAGTGAACCGGATACGGCGAAAAAACATGGCCGAGCGCAAGGAACTGGCGGAAATTCCGGGACGGATCGAAACTCTGGAACAGGAACTGGCTCTTGTGCAGACGACCATGGCCGATCCCGCCTTCTACAGGAAGTCCCAGGGGAGGGAGGTCAACGATCTGCGCCAGCAGGAACAGCGGCTTGAACAATCCCTGGCCGAATTGTTTCAACGATGGGAAGCCTTGGAGGCCATTCCCGATTGA
- a CDS encoding serine/threonine protein kinase translates to MNEDAREVPYNDLRPDLILDAVESAGWRCDGHLLVLNSYENRVYQIGLEDHPPVVVKFYRPGRWSDAAIIEEHRFSRELADLEIDAVAPFAVGERTLHEYRGFRFAVYPRRGGRTPDLENPDILERLGRFLGRMHAAASVCSFDHRPGLDARSFGLEPGRYLIESGWVPSAYSQDYREVLERLLFLIDAGFDRAAPWRPIRLHGDCHGGNMLWTDTGPCFVDFDDARMGPAIQDLWMCLSGGREERTLQLQSLLSGYRQFHDFQPRQLHLVEPLRTLRMIHHTAWIARRWHDPAFPLAFPWFAEGRFWENHLLALGEQIPLMEEPPLEVMQ, encoded by the coding sequence ATGAACGAGGATGCGCGGGAAGTTCCCTACAACGATTTGCGGCCCGATCTGATTCTGGATGCGGTCGAATCGGCGGGTTGGCGTTGTGACGGCCATTTGTTGGTGCTCAACAGCTATGAAAACCGGGTCTACCAGATTGGACTGGAAGATCATCCGCCCGTCGTGGTCAAGTTCTACCGTCCCGGGCGCTGGTCGGACGCGGCGATCATCGAGGAGCATCGGTTTTCCCGGGAACTGGCCGATCTGGAAATCGATGCCGTTGCCCCGTTTGCGGTCGGAGAAAGGACTTTGCACGAATATCGTGGTTTTCGTTTTGCGGTCTATCCGCGGCGTGGCGGACGGACGCCCGATCTGGAAAACCCGGATATTCTGGAACGGCTCGGGCGGTTTCTTGGGCGCATGCATGCCGCCGCGTCGGTGTGTTCCTTCGACCATCGGCCCGGTCTTGACGCCCGGTCTTTTGGTCTTGAACCTGGCCGTTATCTGATCGAGAGTGGTTGGGTCCCTTCCGCTTATTCCCAGGACTATCGGGAGGTTCTTGAGCGGTTATTGTTTCTGATCGATGCCGGGTTCGACCGGGCGGCGCCATGGCGTCCGATCCGTCTGCATGGTGATTGCCATGGTGGCAACATGTTATGGACCGATACCGGTCCCTGTTTTGTCGATTTCGATGATGCCCGCATGGGACCGGCGATCCAGGATTTGTGGATGTGTCTTTCGGGAGGTCGGGAGGAGCGGACGTTGCAACTGCAATCGCTTCTTTCCGGATATCGGCAGTTCCATGATTTTCAACCGCGGCAATTGCATCTGGTGGAACCGTTGCGTACCCTCAGGATGATCCACCATACCGCGTGGATTGCGCGTCGTTGGCACGATCCTGCCTTTCCCTTGGCTTTTCCGTGGTTTGCCGAAGGGAGGTTCTGGGAGAATCATCTGTTGGCGCTGGGGGAGCAGATTCCACTGATGGAAGAACCGCCCCTGGAGGTGATGCAATAA